The Candidatus Eisenbacteria bacterium genome window below encodes:
- a CDS encoding nucleotide pyrophosphatase, translating to MLLSALLLLASSDTPLPAQPHERFIIVGFDGMDPGVAERLIAHGKLPNLARMQRHGAMRALRTTNPAQSPVAWSAFSTGSNPGKTRIYDFLKRNPATYYPDFSTVTVRRGQFALGFIPTRAPAVINNRRGTTFWQIASSRGIRTAVLEAPINFPPEKLQTGVLLSGLGVPDIRGTMGTFSYFATDATGAADTEMGGKIARLALDSNGRSRSVVHGPRNPFAGRDREGRIPDLTIPVEFQRVNKNAVRIALAGQVRTVGQGQWSDWYTIQFHIAPLVAVRGIARFHVIEAFPELRVYLSPINLDPRRPPIPISSPPAYSAQLARKLGLYKTLGWPEDTWALNEEKIDENVFLQDLNYSFDRQRALVLDAIQSMNPDLFVTVFQSTDKVQHMFWRLIDPEHPMYNRRLAARYGGAIDRVYMRADSLVGTLLERCKDGRTTLLVCSDHGFASFRKAVNINTWLVRNGYMTLSKLDPVRDRNLEDLFGRGTFWPNVDWSKTRAYALALGQIYVNLQGRERLGIVPPGRAYNELREELVKKFGALRDPDTGEGVVRKVYTREELYRGPYFDEAPDLVVGFERGYRVSWQTSLGGIPPQVIEWNERRWSADHCSVDPGLVPGVLFSSRPLDAASPAIIDIAPSVLRRLGVTPPATMDGGDLGLR from the coding sequence GTGCTCCTGTCCGCGCTGCTGCTCCTTGCATCCTCCGACACGCCTCTTCCAGCCCAACCCCACGAGCGCTTCATCATTGTGGGCTTCGATGGAATGGATCCCGGCGTCGCCGAGCGTCTCATCGCGCACGGGAAGCTTCCCAATCTCGCCCGGATGCAAAGGCACGGCGCCATGCGCGCGCTCCGCACGACGAATCCCGCGCAGTCCCCGGTCGCTTGGTCCGCGTTCTCGACCGGATCGAACCCCGGCAAGACCCGAATCTACGACTTCCTGAAGCGTAACCCCGCGACCTACTACCCCGATTTCTCGACCGTGACGGTCCGCCGGGGGCAGTTCGCGCTGGGATTCATCCCGACACGGGCCCCGGCGGTCATCAACAACCGTCGGGGAACCACCTTCTGGCAGATCGCCTCCTCCCGAGGGATAAGAACAGCCGTGCTCGAGGCCCCCATCAACTTCCCGCCCGAGAAGCTACAAACCGGCGTACTCCTCTCCGGGCTCGGGGTTCCCGATATCCGGGGTACGATGGGCACCTTTTCCTATTTCGCGACCGACGCGACGGGGGCCGCCGACACCGAGATGGGGGGGAAAATCGCCCGCCTCGCGCTCGATTCCAACGGGAGGTCCCGCTCGGTCGTCCACGGCCCGCGCAATCCCTTCGCGGGACGCGACCGGGAAGGGCGGATTCCCGACCTCACGATCCCGGTCGAGTTTCAGCGGGTGAACAAGAACGCGGTCCGGATCGCGCTCGCGGGGCAGGTCCGCACGGTCGGGCAAGGGCAGTGGAGCGACTGGTATACGATCCAGTTCCACATCGCGCCTCTGGTCGCGGTTCGGGGGATCGCGCGATTCCACGTCATCGAGGCTTTCCCCGAGCTTCGGGTCTACCTCTCGCCGATCAATCTCGACCCCCGCAGGCCCCCCATTCCCATCTCGAGCCCGCCGGCTTACAGCGCGCAGCTCGCTCGAAAGCTCGGCCTCTACAAAACGCTCGGCTGGCCCGAGGACACATGGGCCCTGAACGAGGAGAAGATCGACGAGAACGTCTTCCTGCAAGACCTGAACTACTCCTTCGACCGCCAGCGCGCGCTCGTGCTGGACGCGATTCAATCGATGAATCCCGACCTCTTCGTGACCGTGTTTCAATCCACGGACAAGGTGCAGCACATGTTCTGGAGGCTCATCGATCCGGAGCATCCGATGTACAACCGCCGGCTCGCGGCCCGCTACGGCGGAGCGATCGACCGAGTGTACATGCGGGCGGATTCCCTCGTGGGTACGCTGCTCGAGCGCTGCAAGGACGGCCGAACCACCCTCCTCGTCTGCTCCGACCACGGCTTTGCGAGCTTCCGCAAGGCGGTGAACATCAACACCTGGCTCGTGCGGAACGGCTACATGACGCTCTCCAAGCTGGACCCCGTCCGCGATCGCAACCTGGAGGACCTCTTCGGACGCGGCACGTTCTGGCCCAACGTGGACTGGAGCAAGACGCGCGCGTACGCGCTCGCCCTGGGGCAGATCTACGTGAATCTCCAGGGACGCGAGCGGCTCGGGATCGTGCCGCCCGGGCGGGCGTACAACGAGCTGCGGGAGGAGCTGGTGAAGAAATTTGGAGCCCTGCGCGATCCCGACACGGGGGAGGGGGTCGTGCGCAAGGTATATACAAGAGAAGAGCTCTACCGCGGACCGTACTTCGACGAGGCTCCCGACCTGGTGGTGGGGTTTGAGCGCGGGTATCGCGTTTCGTGGCAGACCTCGCTCGGGGGCATCCCACCCCAAGTCATCGAGTGGAACGAGAGGCGCTGGAGCGCCGATCACTGCTCGGTGGACCCCGGCCTCGTACCCGGCGTACTGTTTTCGAGCAGGCCGCTGGATGCGGCGTCCCCCGCGATCATCGACATCGCGCCGAGCGTGCTCAGGCGGTTGGGTGTCACCCCTCCCGCGACCATGGACGGCGGCGATCTGGGGCTTCGCTAG